A genomic stretch from Deinococcus ruber includes:
- a CDS encoding S8 family serine peptidase, with translation MRSSVLRAACAALLLSGAAASIGIKVLNQPVPADLVPLEQTQTPVPLPPALPTPARPTSALPGSPIRTLDPLYPQQWNLKQIGMEAAWALKPGAGVTVAVLDTGYVNSAELGARAVNGYDFVSDAARSGDGDGRDADAGGVGPLAYHAESVANLIGAARDGRGVVGVNPLARIVHVRVAGQDGMIDPVDLSDGIRWAAGLSVPGTPLNRFPARLLNLSLYADFIPLTGCDARIQAAIDAATLRGALIIAGAANDGADAAGYSPAGCNHVLTVGAVDRAGRRASYSNWGSAVALSAPGGTPQDGLPLFSAGVLTRRNGTSFAAPEVTGVASLMLGLRPTLTPAALSDLLRRSAAPFPGGRCDALHVAYTCGMGTLDAGAALKLAQAWKP, from the coding sequence ATGCGTTCATCCGTCCTGCGAGCCGCCTGCGCCGCACTGCTGCTGTCTGGAGCCGCCGCGTCTATCGGCATCAAGGTGCTCAATCAGCCTGTACCCGCCGATCTGGTGCCGCTGGAACAGACACAGACGCCTGTTCCCCTTCCGCCTGCACTGCCCACCCCTGCACGGCCTACCTCGGCGCTGCCCGGCTCGCCCATTCGGACACTCGATCCGCTGTATCCGCAGCAGTGGAACCTGAAACAGATCGGGATGGAAGCGGCCTGGGCGCTGAAGCCGGGTGCGGGTGTGACGGTGGCGGTGCTGGATACCGGGTATGTGAACAGCGCCGAACTGGGGGCGCGGGCTGTCAACGGCTACGATTTCGTGTCGGACGCGGCCCGCAGCGGCGACGGAGACGGGCGCGACGCCGACGCGGGCGGAGTGGGACCGCTGGCGTATCACGCCGAATCGGTGGCGAACCTGATCGGGGCGGCACGCGACGGGCGAGGCGTCGTGGGCGTCAATCCGCTGGCCCGCATCGTGCATGTGCGCGTGGCCGGACAGGACGGCATGATTGACCCCGTAGACCTGTCGGACGGCATCCGCTGGGCGGCAGGGCTGAGTGTGCCGGGAACGCCGCTCAACCGCTTTCCCGCCCGCCTGCTGAACCTGAGCCTGTACGCCGACTTCATCCCCCTGACCGGCTGCGACGCCCGCATTCAGGCGGCCATCGACGCTGCCACCCTGCGCGGCGCACTGATAATCGCCGGAGCTGCCAACGACGGGGCCGACGCTGCCGGGTACAGTCCGGCGGGCTGCAACCACGTGCTGACGGTCGGGGCGGTTGACCGGGCGGGCAGGCGGGCGAGCTATTCCAACTGGGGCAGTGCGGTGGCGCTCTCGGCACCCGGTGGCACGCCTCAGGACGGTCTGCCGCTGTTCAGTGCGGGCGTGCTGACCCGGCGGAACGGCACGAGTTTTGCGGCCCCGGAAGTGACGGGTGTGGCGAGCCTGATGCTGGGCCTGCGCCCCACTCTGACGCCCGCTGCCCTGAGCGACCTGCTGCGCCGCAGCGCCGCTCCGTTTCCCGGCGGCAGGTGCGACGCGCTGCATGTGGCATATACCTGCGGAATGGGCACCCTCGACGCGGGAGCGGCTCTGAAGCTGGCGCAGGCCTGGAAACCCTGA
- a CDS encoding SDR family NAD(P)-dependent oxidoreductase, whose amino-acid sequence MRSPAPERRTVVLITGASSGIGEATARVLAPLGYALALTARREDLLTRLAHSIDPGNTHTLVFPADLSEEAERSRLIEGVLERFGRIDVLINNAGVTIPSGRWWNDPDPLRVIDLNLKVPADLTRRVLPAMLERRSGQIVNIGSVAGRVATHGMYSASKFGLRGFSLALRRELLGSGVDVSLVAPGFVRTAFTSGARLPMPGPDVVAQTVARVLTRPTREAITPAWYGPLALLDALAPSLTDHVVRRVMKRRYQGASPRNTL is encoded by the coding sequence ATGCGGAGTCCTGCTCCCGAGCGCCGCACGGTGGTACTGATCACCGGGGCATCGAGCGGCATCGGAGAGGCGACGGCCCGCGTGCTGGCCCCCCTGGGGTACGCACTGGCCCTGACCGCCCGCCGGGAAGACCTGTTGACCCGTCTGGCCCACAGCATCGACCCCGGCAACACACATACGCTGGTCTTTCCCGCCGACCTGAGTGAGGAAGCAGAGCGTTCCCGGCTGATCGAGGGCGTGCTGGAGCGCTTCGGACGCATCGACGTGCTCATCAACAATGCAGGCGTCACGATTCCCAGCGGGCGCTGGTGGAACGATCCCGACCCGCTGCGGGTGATCGACCTGAACCTGAAGGTTCCCGCCGATCTGACGCGCCGGGTGTTGCCCGCCATGCTGGAGCGCCGCAGCGGGCAGATCGTCAATATCGGTTCGGTGGCGGGGCGGGTCGCGACGCACGGCATGTACTCGGCCAGCAAATTCGGGCTGCGGGGCTTCTCGCTGGCACTGCGCCGCGAACTGCTGGGCAGCGGCGTCGACGTGTCGCTGGTGGCTCCCGGCTTCGTCCGCACGGCTTTTACCAGCGGCGCACGCCTGCCGATGCCGGGGCCAGATGTGGTGGCCCAGACGGTTGCACGGGTATTGACGCGCCCCACCCGCGAGGCCATCACGCCCGCGTGGTATGGCCCGCTGGCACTGCTGGACGCCCTGGCCCCCTCGCTGACCGACCATGTGGTTCGGCGCGTGATGAAGCGGCGATACCAGGGCGCTTCCCCGCGGAACACGCTCTGA
- a CDS encoding App1 family protein yields the protein MALDRFFSRALHSRRARGRLSILSYCGWGSPEAVELTGRVVLPRTLRPPQNADPRWRNFGNIVRRLLSREISGVEVHGTLAGAEASSVSDEDGFFTLKFVLPPSGLALWPLDIGWHTAELTIPGREGVSKATVQVIDDRRCAYGVISDLDDTVIQSDVTSVGRMLFTVLTGNARTRSPFPGVGALYRALVRHASTAVPAAGTPTPPAKLRNPVFYVSSSPWNFFDLLWQFLEYRRIPLGPLFLRNWGADLLGGHATYKLAVIERIFTAYPRLRFVLAGDSGEHDPEIYAEVVRKFPGRVLGIYIRDVSQGQEHDRVLGLREELSRLGVDMVLARDSFAAASHAMALGLITPGELRSVAQSVEKSLHLKVLPF from the coding sequence ATGGCCCTCGACCGCTTCTTCAGCCGGGCGCTGCATTCTCGCCGGGCGAGGGGGCGGCTCTCGATTCTGTCGTATTGCGGCTGGGGAAGCCCCGAAGCCGTCGAACTGACAGGCCGGGTAGTGCTGCCGCGCACGCTACGCCCGCCTCAAAACGCCGATCCGCGCTGGCGCAATTTCGGCAATATCGTGCGCCGACTGCTGTCGCGTGAGATCAGCGGCGTCGAAGTACATGGCACGCTGGCAGGCGCAGAAGCCAGTTCCGTCTCCGATGAGGACGGCTTCTTTACCCTGAAATTCGTGCTGCCGCCGTCTGGCCTGGCCCTCTGGCCGCTCGATATCGGCTGGCATACCGCAGAACTGACCATTCCAGGCCGCGAGGGGGTGTCGAAGGCGACGGTGCAGGTGATCGATGACCGGCGCTGCGCTTACGGCGTCATCAGCGATCTGGACGACACCGTGATTCAGAGCGACGTGACGAGCGTGGGCCGCATGCTTTTCACCGTCCTGACCGGCAATGCCCGCACGCGCTCTCCGTTTCCCGGCGTGGGCGCACTGTACCGGGCGCTCGTTCGCCACGCGTCCACGGCTGTCCCGGCAGCGGGGACGCCGACGCCGCCCGCCAAACTCCGCAATCCGGTGTTTTACGTGTCGAGCAGCCCATGGAATTTCTTCGATCTGCTGTGGCAGTTTCTGGAATACCGCCGCATTCCGCTGGGGCCGCTGTTTCTACGCAACTGGGGAGCCGACCTGCTGGGAGGCCACGCCACCTACAAGCTCGCGGTCATCGAGCGCATCTTTACCGCCTATCCGCGCCTGCGCTTCGTGCTGGCCGGAGACAGCGGCGAACACGACCCGGAAATTTATGCCGAGGTCGTTCGCAAGTTTCCGGGCCGGGTGCTGGGCATCTACATCCGCGACGTAAGTCAGGGCCAGGAACACGACCGGGTGTTGGGGCTGCGCGAGGAACTGTCCCGGCTGGGCGTCGATATGGTGCTGGCCCGCGACAGTTTCGCGGCGGCCTCGCACGCGATGGCGCTGGGCCTGATCACGCCCGGCGAGCTGCGAAGTGTGGCGCAGTCGGTGGAAAAGTCGCTGCATCTGAAGGTGCTGCCATTCTGA
- a CDS encoding exodeoxyribonuclease III, whose protein sequence is MHVVTLNLNGLRSAVKKGLPDWISTQSPDVLLLQEVRAGPMPEVFGALGYHSVWHPAQRPGYSGVAIASREPLEQLETGFGDELLDAEGRLISGVLGGVRYASVYLPSGARGERQDFKDRSLPLLSAWAADAISRGPLVLGGDFNVAHTELDIKNWRSNQKNSGFLPHERAWMTELLQSGLHDNHRAALGEQAAYTWWSNRAGAYANDVGWRIDYLLSSGVRLGQVQAHRAARLSDHAPLSGILTNMLD, encoded by the coding sequence ATGCACGTGGTCACGCTCAATCTCAATGGCCTGCGAAGCGCCGTCAAAAAAGGCCTGCCCGACTGGATCAGCACGCAGTCGCCCGATGTGCTGCTGCTTCAGGAGGTGCGTGCGGGTCCGATGCCGGAGGTGTTCGGGGCGCTCGGCTACCATTCGGTGTGGCATCCGGCGCAGCGGCCCGGTTACAGCGGCGTTGCCATTGCCAGCAGAGAACCGCTGGAACAGCTGGAAACGGGATTCGGTGATGAGCTGCTCGACGCCGAGGGCCGCCTGATTTCGGGGGTACTGGGCGGCGTGCGCTACGCCAGCGTGTATCTGCCGAGCGGGGCGCGGGGCGAACGCCAGGACTTCAAAGACCGCAGCCTGCCGCTGCTGAGTGCGTGGGCCGCCGACGCCATCTCACGCGGCCCGCTGGTGCTGGGCGGCGACTTCAACGTGGCCCATACCGAACTCGACATCAAAAACTGGCGCAGCAACCAGAAGAACAGCGGCTTTCTGCCGCACGAACGCGCCTGGATGACCGAACTGCTGCAAAGTGGGCTGCACGACAACCACCGCGCCGCTCTGGGCGAACAGGCCGCGTATACCTGGTGGAGCAACCGCGCCGGGGCATATGCCAACGACGTGGGCTGGCGCATCGATTATCTACTGTCGAGCGGCGTTCGGCTCGGGCAGGTGCAGGCACATAGGGCGGCCCGGCTGTCCGACCATGCACCGCTCAGCGGAATCCTCACGAACATGCTA